A single region of the Zygotorulaspora mrakii chromosome 4, complete sequence genome encodes:
- the UTP5 gene encoding Utp5p (similar to Saccharomyces cerevisiae UTP5 (YDR398W); ancestral locus Anc_5.490), with protein sequence MSTIESPVVLSKFDNDGRSLCSVSVALNKQRVGVEAVHGGETLNTNFLYLEDSSLRVGSMRWSQISSTDTLCVFLGLNNGEIWIYSPAANEVVYKMSTGNSYEIKDMKISSGGTILWCIDSDDFFYKFDLTNFTLKDHFKIETCSQLSKLCLLPKDSSKILVASFTIFLVDVESRKVSQTYPGHVSPVTHLSTLNDDYFLSGAINDRFLNIYDIKSSMTKSVLVLQSNLKEVSIYNDESVAATTEDGDVEVFSDPLVSANTANNKRRGNNKSKQSNKKLHVQETPTKVLPVINVSIKKDILTICWLQNAIIPHFEQLKWQDLPLNYTLEVSSDKSGIAGKHSRSLYGTELSASKNYVEGNAKITSGDNFKHVNDAIKQWELEVTEQERSNDQDSDSNLNESLADKLEAASISHVQIGKKKNSTATTVGTVTVVLSQALQANDHSLLETVLNNRDERVIKDTIFRLKPPLAVILLERLAERIARQTHRQGVLNVWVKWCLIIHGGYLVTIPNLMSSLSSLHSTLKRRSDLLPRLLSLESRLEYALDRLSSDSLHEDEDNLEELLEEEFEEDVEYNEELDDAGLIEDGEEDEQFEDDEDEESDNDDSEERKVNGTRSDGLSKNEVDVESINSDEAGYSDVEMQ encoded by the coding sequence ATGTCAACAATTGAGTCACCTGTGGTCCTGTCGAAGTTTGATAACGATGGCCGGTCTCTATGTAGTGTCTCAGTGGCGTTGAACAAACAGAGAGTAGGCGTGGAAGCTGTGCATGGCGGTGAGACACTCAATACAAACTTTTTATACCTGGAAGACTCTTCGCTTAGAGTTGGATCGATGCGATGGAGTCAAATTTCTTCCACTGATACCCTGTGCGTCTTCCTTGGTCTTAACAATGGTGAAATATGGATATATTCCCCTGCGGCAAATGAGGTAGTTTATAAAATGAGCACCGGTAATTCTTACGAGATCAAGGACATGAAAATCAGTTCTGGAGGTACGATTTTATGGTGCATTGATTCGGAcgattttttttacaaatttGACCTTACGAATTTCACACTGAAGGATCacttcaaaattgaaacgTGCTCCCAGTTGTCAAAGCTGTGTCTATTACCTAAGGATagctcaaaaattttagtCGCATCCTTTACGATTTTCTTGGTGGATGTGGAGTCTAGAAAGGTATCTCAAACTTATCCCGGTCATGTTTCACCTGTGACACATCTTTCCACGTTAAACGACGATTATTTTTTAAGTGGTGCAATCAATGATAGGTTCTTGAACATCTACGACATTAAGAGTTCTATGACAAAGAGTGTGTTAGTGCTGCAGTCAAATTTAAAAGAAGTTTCCATATACAACGACGAGTCAGTCGCTGCCACCACGGAAGATGGTGATGTTGAAGTCTTTTCAGATCCTTTGGTGAGTGCCAATACTGCaaataacaaaagaagaggtAATAATAAATCCAAGCAATCCAATAAAAAACTTCATGTTCAGGAGACTCCCACCAAAGTTCTACCAGTGATAAACGTTTCTATAAAAAAGGATATTTTAACAATTTGTTGGTTACAAAATGCAATAATACCACATTTTGAACAGCTAAAATGGCAAGACTTACCTTTGAACTACACCTTGGAAGTATCTAGTGATAAATCGGGCATCGCTGGTAAACATTCTCGCTCCTTGTATGGAACAGAGTTGTCAGCAAGTAAAAACTACGTGGAAGGAAATGCAAAGATTACATCGGGTGACAACTTTAAGCATGTTAATGATGCTATCAAGCAATGGGAGCTCGAAGTTACAGAGCAAGAAAGAAGTAATGATCAAGACAGTGATAGTAACTTGAATGAATCCCTGGCAGATAAACTGGAAGCAGCAAGCATATCGCATGTCCAGATAggcaaaaagaaaaattcaacagcaacaactGTTGGTACAGTAACAGTTGTGCTGTCACAGGCATTGCAGGCTAATGATCACTCTTTGCTGGAAACAGTTCTCAATAACCGTGATGAAAGAGTCATAAAAGATACTATATTCAGATTGAAACCGCCGCTAGCTGTCATCTTACTTGAAAGGTTGGCCGAACGGATAGCAAGACAAACTCATCGTCAAGGTGTATTGAATGTTTGGGTTAAATGGTGTCTAATCATTCATGGTGGCTATCTCGTCACCATTCCTAATCTAATGTCATCACTTTCATCGCTACATTCGACATTGAAAAGACGATCAGATCTCTTGCCAAGGCTTTTATCCCTCGAATCTCGTTTGGAATACGCTCTGGATAGGTTGAGCAGTGATTCATTGcatgaagatgaagataacTTGGAAGAACTACTGgaggaagaatttgaagaagatgttgAGTACAACGAAGAATTGGATGATGCAGGCCTGATAGAAGACGGTGAAGAAGACGAGCAGTTTGAAGACGACGAGGATGAAGAGAGTGACAATGATGACAgcgaagaaagaaaagtcAATGGAACACGTAGCGACGGGCTGTCCAAAAATGAAGTAGATGTTGAAAGTATCAACAGCGATGAAGCTGGTTATAGCGATGTAGAGATGCAATAA
- a CDS encoding aldo/keto reductase family protein, with protein sequence MSLASKGIKMAEVSKFKRLSNHVSIPSIGLGVYQVDNKTAERVVYQALKVGYRHFDSAQLYRNEAGVSNGIEKWLDDVPNSKRQDVFYTTKIADVSHGYEKTKKSLEKSLKTAAGLDYIDLVLVHSPQSNTEKRLSTWKALQEFVESGRVKSIGVSNYGVRHLKELLEWEGLKTRPVINQVEINPWLLRKDLVDFCHHNDIQVEAYSPLTRGRKLGDATVKRLAEKYKKDPGQILLRWSLQLQFIVIPKTVHQDRLISNFDVYDFEITDDDMALLTHPDDYGVIAGWDPVKYQG encoded by the coding sequence ATGAGCTTGGCAAGTAAGGGTATTAAGATGGCCGAAGTCAGTAAGTTTAAACGCTTGAGCAATCACGTAAGCATTCCGAGCATAGGGCTAGGTGTTTACCAGGTGGATAACAAGACTGCAGAACGAGTTGTGTATCAAGCATTGAAGGTGGGATACAGACATTTTGATTCCGCACAGCTGTACAGAAATGAAGCCGGCGTATCAAATGggattgaaaaatggttaGATGACGTACCTAATTCCAAGAGACAAGATGTCTTCTACACCACAAAAATTGCGGATGTCAGTCACGGATACGAGAAGACGAAGAAATCATTAGAAAAGTCCTTGAAAACCGCAGCAGGTCTGGATTATATCGATTTGGTTTTGGTCCATTCACCGCAGTCAAATACAGAGAAAAGACTAAGTACATGGAAGGCACTGCaagaatttgttgaaagtGGGAGAGTCAAGTCGATTGGTGTTTCTAACTATGGCGTCAGACACTTGAAAGAGCTCTTAGAATGGGAAGGATTAAAGACAAGACCAGTAATTAATCAGGTTGAAATTAATCCCTGGTTGCTTAGAAAGGATCTGGTGGACTTCTGCCACCATAATGATATTCAAGTTGAGGCTTATTCCCCATTAACACGAGGCAGAAAATTAGGTGATGCCACTGTTAAGCGATTAGCAGAAAAGTATAAAAAGGATCCAGGTCAAATTTTGTTGAGGTGGTCTCTACAGTTGCAATTTATAGTGATTCCCAAGACCGTTCATCAAGACAGGCTAATCAGTAATTTTGATGTTTATGATTTCGAGATAACCGATGACGATATGGCTTTATTGACCCATCCAGATGATTATGGAGTGATTGCAGGCTGGGATCCAGTAAAGTATCAAGGTTAG
- the HPT1 gene encoding hypoxanthine phosphoribosyltransferase (similar to Saccharomyces cerevisiae HPT1 (YDR399W); ancestral locus Anc_5.491), which produces MSDDKEYISYNNVHQLCQISAERIKNFKPDLIIAIGGGGFIPARILRTFLKEPNSRTIRIFAIILSLYEQTGSSGEESIGTKVQRTQWIDYEQCKLDLVGKNVLIVDEVDDTRTTLHYALSELEKDAEEQAKAKGIDLEKNPESKTTFAIFVLHDKLKPKKADLPPEIINDNNRYFAAKQVPDKWFAYPWESKDIVYHTKRAMEQGNDVFLP; this is translated from the coding sequence ATGTCCGACGATAAAGAATACATTTCCTATAACAACGTCCACCAGTTATGTCAAATTTCAGCCGAAAGgattaaaaatttcaagccAGACCTTATCATTGCTATCGGCGGTGGTGGTTTCATCCCTGCCAGAATTTTGCGTACCTTTCTAAAGGAGCCAAACTCCCGTACAATCAGAATTTTTGCCATTATTCTTTCTCTGTATGAGCAAACTGGCTCCAGTGGCGAGGAAAGTATCGGTACCAAGGTCCAGAGAACCCAGTGGATTGACTATGAGCAATGTAAGCTGGATTTGGTCGGCAAGAACGTTCTAATCGTCGATGAAGTCGATGACACACGTACCACCTTGCATTACGCCCTCAGTGAATTAGAGAAGGATGCAGAAGAACAGGCGAAGGCCAAGGGTATTGATCTAGAGAAAAATCCCGAGTCAAAGACAACTTTTGCCATCTTTGTCTTGCATGATAAATTAAAGCCAAAGAAGGCTGACCTTCCACCAGAGATCATCAATGATAACAATCGTTATTTCGCTGCTAAGCAAGTGCCAGACAAATGGTTTGCATATCCATGGGAATCCAAAGATATTGTATACCACACAAAAAGAGCTATGGAACAAGGTAATGACGTATTTTTACCATAG
- the URH1 gene encoding trifunctional uridine nucleosidase/nicotinamide riboside hydrolase/nicotinic acid riboside hydrolase (similar to Saccharomyces cerevisiae URH1 (YDR400W); ancestral locus Anc_5.492), protein MTIGKIPIWLDCDPGHDDAIALLLACFNPAFDLLGVSACHGNAPQSNTSYNTRSLITAFGEQKRVPVYAGAIKPWVREPKYAPDIHGASGLDGTTLLPVPECELHTGSYLDAMEEAIMEHQGEISLVSTGSLTSVATVFKERPHLIKMIKYISIMGGGIGIGNTNMNMSAEFNICIDPQAASFIFGHKVLKDKCILLPLNITHKAIATADILHKIQGNDGNKLRQLFFELFQFFAHSYKDAQGFDLGPPVHDPLALIPLLEFYKWEPSSRVQFSYKRFDLQVVEDLDSADVGKLCVLKEYSPEDSQGSIVGFDLNFDFFWDQVYEALYLAEKSSTIEV, encoded by the coding sequence ATGACTATAGGCAAGATCCCAATATGGTTAGATTGTGACCCCGGGCATGACGATGCAATCGCATTGCTTCTCGCTTGTTTCAATCCCGCTTTTGACTTGTTAGGTGTAAGCGCATGTCATGGTAACGCACCCCAGTCAAACACATCATACAATACAAGATCTTTGATCACTGCATTTGGCGAACAGAAAAGGGTTCCAGTATATGCTGGTGCTATTAAGCCTTGGGTTCGTGAACCCAAATATGCCCCCGATATTCACGGAGCAAGCGGTCTGGACGGTACTACACTTTTGCCGGTACCTGAGTGTGAACTTCATACGGGATCATACTTAGATGCGATGGAAGAAGCCATCATGGAGCACCAAGGGGAGATCTCCCTCGTTTCTACGGGGTCTTTGACTTCAGTGGCTACcgttttcaaagaaaggcCACATCtgataaagatgataaaGTATATAAGTATTATGGGTGGCGGCATTGGCATTGGAAATACAAATATGAACATGTCTGCTGAGTTTAACATTTGTATTGATCCTCAGGCGGCaagtttcatttttggtcACAAGGTTCTTAAAGATAAATGCATTTTGTTACCGCTGAATATCACCCATAAGGCTATTGCGACCGCAGATATCCTTCATAAAATCCAAGGAAATGATGGCAATAAGTTGCGTCAATTGttctttgaattgtttcaattttttgcgCATTCGTATAAGGACGCTCAAGGCTTTGATCTTGGCCCTCCTGTTCATGATCCGCTAGCTTTAATTCCATTGCTAGAATTCTATAAATGGGAGCCTTCCTCCAGAGTTCAATTTTCCTACAAGCGCTTTGATCTACAAGTCGTTGAAGACCTTGACAGTGCAGATGTTGGCAAACTTTGTGTCCTGAAGGAATACTCCCCAGAAGACTCCCAAGGGTCAATCGTCGGCTTCGATTTGAACTTTGACTTTTTCTGGGATCAAGTTTATGAGGCGTTGTACTTGGCAGAGAAGTCATCTACGATCGAGGTCTAA
- the DIT2 gene encoding putative cytochrome P450 (similar to Saccharomyces cerevisiae DIT2 (YDR402C); ancestral locus Anc_5.493) codes for MVSPFLFESKMMQIILVVLLILFFYLAFRIVVPPLNFPRTIPTIPFYVIFLPSIFDIDQVDLFNLYLKEPLKKYGAAKIFFGSRWNIVVSKPEYLAQIFKDEETFAKSGNQKKIPYSVIAAYTGDNIISAHGEVWKTYRSIMANGLQQFDETPFYHNAKLFCDILQKKIGDKDEALIPISADIQRLCLDNISQVTLGFDFGGLREEYNPLLEHLVNIKKQIFHPFFLTFPFFDSFPIPARKKAFKEVEYFRQELVSHIQQQLIKNFKFEQTTFVSSDLVRAFNNQTINYKQLTDNLVILLVAGHENPQLLLTTSLYFLGKYKDTWQHKIRNEIENVSEPKTLGELPLLNSFLYEATRMLPPLNTIINRRTSRSCRLGSDIIIPQNTYVGYNNFGAAHEAKSWGTEADKFHPERWGDDMASISKKWKSAKSTHAMSAFHGGRRACLGEKLGMAEMRITIAEMLRNFEWSLSPHWKEKMTPAGPLSPFKLELKLKRLEFGLSKKETT; via the coding sequence ATGGTGTCCCCgtttttatttgaatccaaaatgatgcaaattATTCTGGTGGTGTTACttattttattcttttacTTAGCATTTAGAATAGTCGTGCCACCTTTGAACTTTCCGAGAACGATTCCGACTATACCTTTCTATGTCATATTTTTACCCTCAATCTTTGACATCGACCAGGTGGATCTATTCaatttatatttgaaagagcctttgaagaaatacgGTGCCgccaaaatattttttggatcCCGTTGGAATATAGTTGTAAGCAAACCTGAGTATCTCGCACAGATTTttaaagatgaagaaaccTTTGCTAAGAGTGGCaatcagaaaaaaattcctTATAGTGTGATAGCTGCATACACAGGAGATAATATAATTAGTGCTCATGGGGAAGTCTGGAAAACGTATAGATCTATTATGGCCAATGGATTACAACAGTTCGATGAGACACCATTTTACCATAACGCAAAGCTCTTTTGTGACATcctccaaaaaaaaatcggaGACAAAGATGAAGCGCTGATTCCTATATCTGCTGATATTCAACGTCTGTGTCTTGACAACATATCTCAAGTCACTCTCGGATTTGACTTCGGAGGTCTTCGTGAAGAGTATAACCCTTTACTGGAGCATCTTGTTAATATCAAGAAGCAAATATTTCATCCTTTTTTCCTAACATTCCCATTCTTCGATTCATTTCCAATTCCAGCAAGAAAGAAAGCATTCAAAGAAGTTGAATATTTTCGTCAAGAACTTGTATCTCACATTCAACAgcaattgataaaaaattttaagtTTGAGCAGACTACGTTTGTTTCAAGTGATTTGGTAAGAGCATTCAATAATCAAACAATAAATTACAAACAGTTAACAGATAATTTAGTAATCTTGCTCGTTGCCGGTCATGAGAACCCTCAGCTACTATTGACTACTTCACTCTACTTTTTAGGTAAGTACAAGGATACATGGCAACATAAAATtagaaatgaaattgagAATGTTTCGGAGCCAAAAACGTTGGGAGAGCTTCCATTGCTTAACTCTTTCTTATACGAAGCTACAAGAATGTTACCGCCCTTGAACACTATCATTAATCGCCGTACATCTCGTTCTTGTCGCCTTGGGTCAGATATCATAATTCCGCAGAACACTTACGTTGGATATAATAATTTCGGAGCAGCTCATGAAGCTAAATCTTGGGGCACTGAAGCTGACAAGTTTCATCCTGAGAGATGGGGTGATGACATGGCCTCTATAAgtaaaaaatggaaaagtgCCAAAAGCACACATGCTATGTCAGCGTTCCATGGTGGGCGTCGTGCATGTTTGGGAGAAAAACTAGGAATGGCGGAAATGAGAATAACAATTGCTGAAATGCTTAGAAACTTTGAATGGTCACTGTCACCACactggaaagaaaaaatgacgCCTGCCGGTCCTCTAAGTCCTTTCAAGCTGGAactgaagttgaaaagactCGAATTCGGTTTATCGAAAAAAGAGACTACATAA
- the DIT1 gene encoding Dit1p (similar to Saccharomyces cerevisiae DIT1 (YDR403W); ancestral locus Anc_5.494), giving the protein MTITEKYTPAAQSSIKCNGTYLDSKGDIAIPHDLKDLSTYSKFLALYTRDRQSSAYKSIEEKQDFNVKSQWTSFIQLISEFEPVKASVSDSITEYHIPSDIADKYTGGLSIPIKISEYCKESEHQVRGCVTTIENENEFNDWFIFHILDQARLGLSEKKVCETGKPYHEIFSDYFEKKLKNTIKDDKWDAQGREYFTKRVKYFTDRYTTIECVLPAFPCKSSNIDKVVDESPDKGEELALKRLIKATIEVGKIYPPGMKIWIISDGHVFSDCIGVDDDVVNSYTVKLHQLYEKIAVPGVDAIGFCGLNDLFFNGAAASSFNPQMIEDIVVDHFTGSKICALSDVSRAILMKGCDTDDGRLRKQISIDGHPRLNLYRGFSRFMSEDLALLPNFQAASKKSFKKIVSKIAFNMIKRNDAYSNLVELVFPHHMRLSIHAHTNSGPKFGVKVISMEQCMIVKSLNSGQEPKFEDLLHIPTPWHNCVALLDNNQYVLTKSKIVKEAILNGTYEGEWQNTCLDTGEGGFYVIKKRKEMNDF; this is encoded by the coding sequence ATGACAataacagaaaaatatactCCTGCAGCACAATCATCAATTAAATGCAATGGAACGTATTTGGATTCGAAAGGAGATATTGCTATTCCTCATGACTTGAAAGATCTTTCCACTTACAGTAAATTTTTAGCTCTTTATACCAGAGACCGCCAATCTAGTGCATACAAATCaatagaagaaaaacaGGATTTCAATGTCAAATCACAGTGGACTTCCTTTATTCAGCTAATTAGTGAATTTGAACCGGTAAAGGCTTCTGTCAGTGACAGTATAACCGAGTACCATATTCCATCAGACATCGCAGACAAGTACACCGGTGGCCTTTCGATACCTATTAAAATATCCGAGTATTGCAAAGAGAGCGAACATCAGGTCAGAGGTTGTGTCACCACAATTGAAAACGAAAATGAATTCAACGACTGGTTCATTTTCCACATTTTAGACCAGGCTCGACTGGGTttgagtgaaaaaaaagtgtgTGAGACAGGGAAACCATATCATGAAATATTTAGCgactattttgaaaaaaaattgaaaaacacCATCAAAGATGACAAATGGGATGCTCAAGGTCGTGAATATTTTACGAAAAGGGTTAAATACTTTACCGATAGATATACAACGATTGAATGTGTCCTACCGGCATTCCCATGCAAGTCGTCGAATATCGATAAAGTGGTTGACGAGAGCCCCGACAAGGGCGAGGAGCTTGCCTTGAAAAGATTGATAAAAGCCACCATTGAGGTGGGCAAAATATACCCTCCAGgaatgaaaatatggattATTAGTGATGGCCATGTCTTCTCTGATTGTATAGGTGTCGATGACGATGTAGTTAACAGCTATACTGTCAAGTTACATCAGCTTTATGAAAAGATTGCAGTACCAGGGGTCGACGCTATCGGATTTTGCGGTTTGAAtgatctctttttcaatggtGCTGCAGCTTCGTCATTTAATCCTCAAATGATTGAGGATATCGTGGTTGACCATTTCACCGGCTCGAAGATATGTGCTCTGTCAGATGTTTCCAGGGCGATCTTGATGAAAGGTTGTGATACCGACGATGGGAGACtaagaaaacaaatttcaattgatgGACACCCACGTTTAAATCTTTACAGAGGATTCTCACGTTTCATGTCGGAAGACTTGGCTCTTTTACCAAATTTTCAGgcagcttcaaaaaagagcttcaaaaaaatagtCTCGAAGATAGCTTTCAATATGATCAAAAGGAACGATGCTTACTCTAACTTGGTAGAGCTGGTATTTCCACACCACATGAGACTATCAATTCATGCCCATACGAACAGTGGACCGAAATTTGGAGTTAAAGTCATTTCTATGGAGCAATGTATGATTGTGAAATCTTTGAACAGCGGACAGGAgccaaaatttgaagactTATTGCATATACCCACACCATGGCACAATTGTGTTGCACTGCTAGACAATAACCAATATGTTCtgacaaaatcaaaaattgtcaaaGAGGCTATACTCAACGGCACCTACGAGGGCGAATGGCAAAACACATGTTTGGATACAGGCGAAGGAGGATTTTatgttatcaaaaagaGGAAGGAGATGAACGACTTTTAA
- the RPB7 gene encoding DNA-directed RNA polymerase II subunit RPB7 (similar to Saccharomyces cerevisiae RPB7 (YDR404C); ancestral locus Anc_5.495) has translation MFFIKDLSLNITLHPSFFGPRMKDYLKTKLLQEVEGSCTGKFGYILCVLDYESIEIERGRILPTDGSAEFTVKYRAVVFKPFKGEVVDGTVVSCSQHGFEVQVGPMKVFVTKHLMPQDLVFNAGSNPPSYQSSEDVITIKSRIRVKIEGCISQVSSIHAIGSIKEDYLGAI, from the coding sequence ATGTTTTTCATTAAGGATCTTTCGCTTAACATTACACTTcatccttctttttttggacCTCGTATGAAGGACTACCTGAAGACTAAGCTTTTGCAGGAGGTAGAAGGGTCTTGTACAGGTAAATTTGGTTACATTCTCTGCGTACTAGATTACGAGagtattgaaattgaacgTGGCCGTATTTTACCCACTGACGGATCTGCTGAATTTACTGTTAAGTATCGTGCTGTTGTATTCAAACCTTTCAAAGGTGAAGTCGTTGATGGGACTGTGGTTTCCTGCTCTCAACATGGTTTTGAAGTTCAGGTTGGTCCTATGAAAGTTTTCGTTACCAAGCACTTGATGCCCCAGGATCTAGTATTCAATGCAGGTTCAAACCCACCATCATACCAAAGTTCAGAAGATGTTATCACAATAAAAAGTCGAATTCGGGTGAAAATTGAAGGTTGCATAAGTCAAGTTAGCTCTATTCATGCAATTGGTAGTATCAAGGAAGATTATTTGGGTGCCATTTGA
- the MRPL23 gene encoding mitochondrial 54S ribosomal protein uL13m (similar to Saccharomyces cerevisiae MRPL23 (YOR150W); ancestral locus Anc_5.496), which yields MSQKLGHTGIAFARLWHHVDLARDKRTLGRLASAIAITLIGKHKPVYHQSQDCGDYVVVSNCQALRVTGKKFEQKTYWSHSSKPGQLKLRTMEKVVADKGYGEILKKAVSGMLPKNRLRKSRLERLKVFDGGEHPYKQNITAFAYEQPQVEAIMAKKQ from the coding sequence ATGTCTCAGAAACTAGGTCATACTGGTATTGCATTTGCACGCTTGTGGCACCACGTTGATCTTGCTCGCGATAAGAGGACATTGGGTAGGTTAGCCTCAGCGATCGCAATCACTTTAATTGGAAAACACAAGCCTGTGTATCATCAGAGTCAGGACTGCGGTGACTATGTTGTAGTATCAAATTGTCAGGCTTTACGTGTTACCggtaaaaaatttgaacaaAAGACATACTGGTCCCATTCTTCGAAGCCAGggcaattgaaattgagAACAATGGAGAAAGTGGTGGCTGATAAGGGTTACGGAGAAATCTTAAAAAAAGCTGTTAGTGGTATGTTACCCAAAAATAGATTACGTAAGTCTAGACTGGAAAGACTGAAGGTGTTTGATGGCGGAGAGCATCCTTATAAACAGAATATCACAGCATTCGCGTATGAGCAGCCCCAGGTAGAGGCAATAatggcaaaaaaacaataa